One segment of Colias croceus chromosome 15, ilColCroc2.1 DNA contains the following:
- the LOC123697808 gene encoding transcription factor hamlet-like, with the protein MSACAAAAMREKHAAPRRLASPPSSPLEHHASPLGSPRADEPLDLRVTHKRPQRLEDENCNLITPSPPPHPTHPAHPAHPALLQFCRRLPLALPASFGRYPFLPAAAATLLAPGAPRPPPVPPNPGVNRARDRYTCSYCGKAFPRSANLTRHLRTHTGEQPYRCKYCERSFSISSNLQRHVRNIHNKERPFRCRHCDRCFGQQTNLDRHLKKHEAENGDDSRRRSPEETYFEEIRSFMGRVAPARRTAAAAAASAPDHT; encoded by the coding sequence ATGAGCGCGTGCGCTGCGGCCGCCATGCGCGAAAAGCACGCGGCGCCGCGCCGCCTCGCCTCCCCGCCGTCCTCTCCGCTCGAGCACCACGCCAGCCCCCTCGGCTCACCCCGTGCCGACGAACCCTTGGACCTCAGAGTCACACACAAGCGCCCCCAGCGGCTAGAAGATGAAAACTGCAACTTGATCACTCCTTCTCCACCGCCACACCCCACGCACCCTGCGCATCCGGCGCACCCAGCGCTGCTACAATTCTGCAGGCGGTTACCTCTGGCCTTGCCAGCCTCCTTTGGACGATACCCTTTCTTGCCCGCTGCGGCCGCGACCCTGCTCGCTCCGGGCGCACCCAGACCTCCACCGGTCCCTCCGAATCCAGGAGTCAACAGAGCCCGTGACCGCTACACGTGCTCTTATTGCGGGAAAGCATTCCCTCGTAGTGCGAATTTAACTCGACATTTAAGGACGCATACCGGCGAACAGCCGTATCGGTGCAAGTATTGTGAACGCTCCTTTTCAATATCGTCAAATTTACAACGACACGTGAGAAATATTCACAACAAAGAGAGACCGTTCCGCTGCCGTCACTGTGATCGCTGTTTCGGACAGCAGACGAATCTAGACAGGCATTTGAAGAAACATGAAGCGGAAAATGGAGACGATAGTCGCAGGAGATCCCCTGAAGAGACTTATTTCGAAGAAATTAGATCGTTTATGGGCCGCGTTGCGCCCGCCCGACGCACTGCGGCCGCCGCGGCGGCGAGCGCCCCAGATCATACCTGA